TCACCCTTAATCAAAAGTTCCCACGCCTTGAGTCCCTTTTATTGAATTGAAGCCAGAAAAACTTCTCAAAAACGCTACAATATTGTTTTAAGACTTTTGATATTTATCTGTTGACGTATTTTTTGGGTACTAAATCTTTTTGGGTACTAAATCTGTCAGATTTGTTTGATGTGCTTTAGAATTTGTGCTACAACTAACTACTGGATcgtatttataaaaaaaaaatataacatgaTAACTGgacattattattttttattcgCCAGCTGCATGCCACACACTTTATCGACCTGAATTTCCAAACCTCGATCACTTTTTCCTCGACCCCTAATCCCCACTAGACCAAGCATCAGAACCTGCTCGAAACGATTGGTGAAACCCCACTTCCAAATTGTTCACCATGCGGACCATCTGTTCATCGTCGCCATCATTGTTCCGCTCCAAGTTAGGGTCCGTTCGGTTGAAGGGGAACGGGTCTCTGGAAATATTCCTGGCCGGATTCATATTCTAATTTGAATAGACGTCGTCAACTGGAATTATTCCTGGCCAGGTTTCAGCTTAACCGAACAGGCCCTTAATGATATTGTACAGCGCACGGAAACACTACAATCCCAGGCCATGGCCCCCAGGAAGCAAAGCGAACCAAACCCCACCCAGCCTCGCGACCGGATCACACTTCGCTCGAGTACTGGCTGCTGCCCTCTGGACTCCCCCCGAAAAGCTGAAGCAAACAAACGCAAACGGCTCATCCCATCACATGATTCCCACCTCATCAGCGCCGCATCGCGTCACCGCAATCTCGCAGTCCTCCTCCCCCCAAATTCCCATGTACTGCTCCTCCTGCCAATAATGGCTTTGATTTCGCAGTCCGCACTCGTCACTGCGGCTGGGCACTGACGCCGTCCCCGTTTTTGCAGCTGCCGTGAGGGATGAGCCTCCTCCGcaaccgccgcgccgccgccgctgcggcggcggcggcggcggcagcgggagGTGGGGGAAACCCGGAGCCTGCGGCGTACAACATCATCCCGATCCACGACGTGGTGATGAACGGGGACCACCCGTCGCTGCAGTTCCCGGAGGTGCGCGCGGCCGTGGCGGCGCTGGCGCACGCGGCGGACCTGCCGACGCCGCCGCTCGCCCGCGCCTGGGACGCCTTCCGCGCCGACCTCTTCGACTGGCTCGGTGCCACCTTCGGCTTCCAGCTCGACAACGTCCGCAACCAGCGGGAGCACCTCGTGCTCCTCCTCGCCAACGCGCAGCTCCGCAAGGGCGGCTCCCTCCCCACCGACCACCCCGCCGACGTACTCCACCACTCCGTCGCGCGGGACATCCGGAGGAAGCTCCTCAAGAACTACAAGGCCTGGTGCTCCTACCTCGGCAAGAGGCCGCACGTCCATGTGCCGCCCAGCGGCGGACGCCATGTCACGCAGGGTCAGGGGGTCGGCCCGGACACGCGCCGCGACCTACTGTACACCGCTCTGTACCTCCTCATCTGGGGCGAGGCGGCCAATCTGAGGTTCATGCCGGAGTGCCTCTGCTACATCTTCCACTACATGGCGCTCGACCTCAACCATGTCATCGACCAGTCGATTGATATCGAGACAGGGCGGCTATCTATTCCTGCGGTGCGCGGTGAGGATGCTTTCCTTGAGAAGGTTGTGAAGCCGATATATGACGTGCTCAAGGCCGAGGTGGACTTCAGCCGGAATGGGACCAAGCCACACTCGGCCTGGAGGAACTATGATGATGTGAATGAGTACTTCTGGAGCCGCCGAGTTTTCAGGCGGCTCCAGTGGCCCCTGTTACCAGCCAGGAGCTTCTTTATACAGCCAGGAAACCCTGGCCGTATTGGCAAGACTGGTTTTGTTGAGCAGAGGTCGTTCTGGAATGTGTACCGCAGCTTTGATCGGGTATGGGTGATGCTCATTCTGTTCTTTCAAGCAGCAATGATCGTTGCATGGGATGGCCGCACTCCGTGGGATAGCCTTCGCTACCGTGACATCCAGGTCCGGGTGCTGTCTGTGTTCATCACCTGGGCTGCGCTGCGCATTGTGCAGGCAGTGCTTGATGCAGGCACACAATACAGTCTCGTGAGGAGAGATACTATATTGCTTGCTGTCCGAATGGTGCTCAAAATGCTTGTTGCTGTTGGGTGGACTATCACATTCACTGTGCTCTATGTTCGAATGTGGGATCAGAGGTGGCACGATCGCAGGTGGTCTTTTTCTGCCAATTCCAGGGTGTTAAACTACCTTGAGGCAGCTGCTGTGTTTCTCATCCCACAGGTGCTTGCACTTGTGCTCTTCATCGTCCCATGGATTCGGAATTTTCTGGAGAAAACCAATTGGCGAATTCTATATGTGCTCACCTGGTGGTTCCAGACCCGTACATTTGTTGGACGTGGTGTGAGGGAGGGCCTCATTGATAACATCAAGTATACCGCATTCTGGGTGTGCCTTCTCACTGCTAAATTCAGCTTCAGTTACTTTCTCCAGATTAGGCCGATGGTGGGGCCAACAAAGACTATTCGCGGCCTCCATGACATTAAGCGTAACTGGTTTGAGTTTATGCCTCACACAGAGCGGATTGCTATAATCTTTCTGTGGGCTCCAGTTGTTCTTATTTATCTCATGGATATTCAGATATGGTATGCGATCTTCTCATCACTTACGGGGGCACTTATCGGGCTGTTCTCACATCTGGGGGAGATTCGCAGTGTTGAGCAGCTACGCTTGAGATTCCAGTTCTTCGCAAGTGCAATGCAGTTCAATCTGATGCCAGAGGAGCACCTGGATGCTGTGCGTGGCGGCCTCCGAAGCAAGTTTTATGATGCTATCAATCGCATCAAGCTGAGATATGGCTTTGGTCGACCGTATAGGAAGATTGAAGCTAACGAGGTGGAAGCTAAGAGGTTTGCGCTGATATGGAATGAGATTATTCAGACATTTAGAGAAGAGGACATCATTAGTGACAAGGAAGTTGAGGTTCTTGAGCTACCACCAGTTGTGTGGAAAATTCGTGTGGTGCGGTGGCCATGCTTCCTGCTAAATAATGAGCTGCTTCTTGCTCTTAATCAGGCAAAAGAGCTAGTAGCTGATGACAGGGCACACTGGACAAGGATATCTAACAATGAGTACAGGCGATGTGCTGTCATCGAAGCTTATGACAGTATACGTCACTTACTGCTGGAGATCATTGAGGATAGAACTGATGAGCACATCATTTTCAATCAGCTGTTCTTTGCATTTGATGCTGCAATGGAGAATGGGAAATTTTGTGAAGAATATAAACTAGAACTGTTGCCTGATATCCATTCATCTGTAATCACCTTAGTGGAACTGCtactgaaggagaagaaggatcagACCAAGATAGTAAATACCTTGCAGACTCTTTATGTCTTTGCAATTCATGATTTTCCaaagaacaaaaaggatatgGAACAGCTGAGGCAAGAGAGGCTAGCACCGTCAACACTAGAGGAATCCCGTCTCCTCTTTGAGGATGTCATAAAATGCCCAGGCAATGATGATGTTAGCTTCTACAAACAGGTGAGGCGCCTCCATACAATTCTCACCTCCAGGGATtctatgaacaatgtcccaaagaATCCCGAGGCTCAACGGCGTATAACTTTCTTCAGCAACTCTCTATTCATGAATATGCCTCGCGCTCCAACAGTTGAGAAAATGATGGCATTCAGTGTTTTAACCCCATACTACAATGAAGATGTGATGTACAACAAGGACCAACTTCGCCGTGAGAATGAAGATGGTGTCTCAATTTTGTTTTATCTCCAAAAGATATATGAAGATGATTGGGGAAACTTTTTAGAACGTATGCAGAGGGAGGGAATGACTGATGACAATGAAATTTGGGCTGGGAAATATCAGGAGCTCCGACTCTGGGCCTCGTATAGAGGACAGACCTTAGCACGGACTGTTAGGGGAATGATGTACTACCACAGGGCTCTCAagatgcttgcttttcttgatacTGCCTCCGAGGTAGACATCACGGAGGGGACAAAACATCTTGCATCCTTTGGTTCAATTAGGCATGAGAATGATGTGTATCCCATGAATGGTGGTTTCCGGCGACAGCCACAAAGGAGGTTAGACAGAGGAACCAGTACTGTAAGCCAATTGTTTAAAGGTCAGGAAGATGGTTCTGCTCTCATGAAGTACACCTACGTGGTCGCTTGCCAGATATATGGAAAGCAGAAAATTGCTAAAGATCAACGTGCCGAAGATATTTTAACTCTCATGAAGAAAAATGAGGCACTCCGTGTTGCTTATGTTGACGAGGTCCATCACCAAGGCTATACTCAATACTATTCTGTCTTGGTAAAGTTTGACCAGGGTTTACAGAAGGAGGTTGAGATATACCGGATTAGGTTACCAGGTGAACTGAAGCTTGGGGAAGGAAAACCTGAAAACCAGAACCATGCCATCATATTCACAAGAGGTGATGCAGTTCAGACAATTGACATGAACCAGGATAATTATTTTGAAGAGGCCCTCAAAATGCGTAACCTGTTAGAGCAGTACAACTATTATCACGGGAGCAGTAAACCAACACTTCTGGGAGTTCGGGAACATGTTTTCACTGGATCAGTCTCTTCACTTGCTTGGTTCATGTCTGCACAGGAGACAAGCTTTGTTACCCTTGGTCAGCGTGTC
The Miscanthus floridulus cultivar M001 unplaced genomic scaffold, ASM1932011v1 fs_698_3_4, whole genome shotgun sequence DNA segment above includes these coding regions:
- the LOC136532734 gene encoding callose synthase 11-like, which translates into the protein MSLLRNRRAAAAAAAAAAAAGGGGNPEPAAYNIIPIHDVVMNGDHPSLQFPEVRAAVAALAHAADLPTPPLARAWDAFRADLFDWLGATFGFQLDNVRNQREHLVLLLANAQLRKGGSLPTDHPADVLHHSVARDIRRKLLKNYKAWCSYLGKRPHVHVPPSGGRHVTQGQGVGPDTRRDLLYTALYLLIWGEAANLRFMPECLCYIFHYMALDLNHVIDQSIDIETGRLSIPAVRGEDAFLEKVVKPIYDVLKAEVDFSRNGTKPHSAWRNYDDVNEYFWSRRVFRRLQWPLLPARSFFIQPGNPGRIGKTGFVEQRSFWNVYRSFDRVWVMLILFFQAAMIVAWDGRTPWDSLRYRDIQVRVLSVFITWAALRIVQAVLDAGTQYSLVRRDTILLAVRMVLKMLVAVGWTITFTVLYVRMWDQRWHDRRWSFSANSRVLNYLEAAAVFLIPQVLALVLFIVPWIRNFLEKTNWRILYVLTWWFQTRTFVGRGVREGLIDNIKYTAFWVCLLTAKFSFSYFLQIRPMVGPTKTIRGLHDIKRNWFEFMPHTERIAIIFLWAPVVLIYLMDIQIWYAIFSSLTGALIGLFSHLGEIRSVEQLRLRFQFFASAMQFNLMPEEHLDAVRGGLRSKFYDAINRIKLRYGFGRPYRKIEANEVEAKRFALIWNEIIQTFREEDIISDKEVEVLELPPVVWKIRVVRWPCFLLNNELLLALNQAKELVADDRAHWTRISNNEYRRCAVIEAYDSIRHLLLEIIEDRTDEHIIFNQLFFAFDAAMENGKFCEEYKLELLPDIHSSVITLVELLLKEKKDQTKIVNTLQTLYVFAIHDFPKNKKDMEQLRQERLAPSTLEESRLLFEDVIKCPGNDDVSFYKQVRRLHTILTSRDSMNNVPKNPEAQRRITFFSNSLFMNMPRAPTVEKMMAFSVLTPYYNEDVMYNKDQLRRENEDGVSILFYLQKIYEDDWGNFLERMQREGMTDDNEIWAGKYQELRLWASYRGQTLARTVRGMMYYHRALKMLAFLDTASEVDITEGTKHLASFGSIRHENDVYPMNGGFRRQPQRRLDRGTSTVSQLFKGQEDGSALMKYTYVVACQIYGKQKIAKDQRAEDILTLMKKNEALRVAYVDEVHHQGYTQYYSVLVKFDQGLQKEVEIYRIRLPGELKLGEGKPENQNHAIIFTRGDAVQTIDMNQDNYFEEALKMRNLLEQYNYYHGSSKPTLLGVREHVFTGSVSSLAWFMSAQETSFVTLGQRVLANPLKVRMHYGHPDVFDRLWFLTRGGISKASRVINISEDIFAGFNCTLRGGNVSHHEYIQVGKGRDVGLNQISMFEAKVSSGNGEQTLSRDVYRLGHRLDFFRMLSVFYTTVGFYFNTMLVVLTVYTFVWGRLYLALSGLEAGIQGSANSTNNKALGTVLNQQFIIQLGFFTALPMIIENSLEQGFLPAIWDFFTMQMNFSSVFYTFSMGTKSHYYGRTILHGGAKYRATGRGFVVQHKSFAENYRLYARSHFIKAIELGIILTVYAAHSVIAKNTLVYIIMNISSWFLVVSWIMAPFAFNPSGFDWLKTVYDFDDFMNWIWYPGGLFSKPEQSWEVWWYEEQDHLRTTGLWGKILEILLDLRYFFFQFGVVYQLKIANNSRSIAVYLLSWICVAVIFGVFVLMSYARDKYAAKEHLYYRVVQTVVIVLAVLVLILFLKFTRFEIIDIFTSLLAFIPTGWGLISIAQVIRPFIESTVVWSSIISVARLYEILLGVFIMAPVALLSWLPGFQEMQTRVLFNEGFSRGLQISRILTGKKTNTV